Within Burkholderia diffusa, the genomic segment TCCCGCCGCGGATGCGACCGATCAGGCCGATATGTTGCAACGTGCGCTGGACGCATTGCAGCCGGGCCAGCGATTGATGTTCGCGCCGGGGCGGTATGTGATCGGCCGTTCGCTGGTCGTGCGGCAGCCGAATGTGGTGTTGTCGGGCTACGGCGCGACGCTGATCGCGACAACCCCCGACGATCAGACGATCGAGATGCGCGGCGACGGTACGACACTCGTCGGCTTCCGGCTCGCGGGAACCGGCACGACGCGGCTCACGACACCCGCGTCGACGAAGGTCGAGGTAACGGGGCGCGGTGTACAGGTGCTCGACAACGTGATCGACGGCGGCGCCGGCGCCGGCATTTTCGTGTTTGGCGGCGCGGACGTCGCGATCGTCGGAAACGAGGTACTGTCGACGCTGGCGGACGGCATTCACATGACGCATGGCGCGCGCAACGTGCTCGTGCAAGGCAACGTCGTGCGCGGCACCGGCGACGACATGATCGCGGTGGTGAGTTACCAGGCGGAAGGCGTATTGACACGCAACGTGCTGATTACCGGCAACTCGCTGGAGGGCAATCCGTGGGGGCGGGGCATCACGGTGGTCGGCGGTGCGAACGTCACCATCTCGAACAACATCGTGCGCAACGTACAGGTGAGCTCCGGGATTCTCGTCGCACAGGAAGACAGCAACCGCACCGCCGGTTCGTCCGACATCCGCATCGAGAGCAATTCGATCGCGGATATTCAGACGACGACGGGCCGGCCGGATTCGCGTCCGATCACACGGCAGGCGGCGATCGAGGTCAGCACGTGGTCGGGCTCGGTATCGCGGGTGACCGTGGTCGGCAACCGCGTATCGCATGCGCGATTCGATGGCATTCGTCTGTCGGGAAACGTATCGGGCGTGCGTCTTGCAAACAACCAGCTGTCGGAGATCGGTGGAATGCCGGTCCGGATCGACGCTACGGACGATTGCGCGACCGACCGGCCGCCGACGGCATCGAGGGCTCCGGCGAAGGGCACGCCGTGTGCGGCCGCGCGTCAGCCACTGTCGACGGCGGGTGACGCGGCCGGCGCGGATACGATACTGTTGCCGCGCGTGCGCGAGTCCGTCAGGCGCGCGCGATGGTCGCAGGGCGGCCTCGAGTGATCGTGCATCGCACGCGCCGCCGGTTCGAGGCGCCATGCGGCGAACGGGCCGCCGCCCCTTGTTCGTGCGGCAGCGGCCATCGTCATCGCACGCGCCGCCGCGAGCCGCATGCGCCTACCGGATGACATCGCGTTCTGCGACTTCCTTTTCCGGTTCGCGCGAGGCGAGCGACGGTCGTTGCTGCGCGGTCTCGACGACCGGTCGTCCATATTGATCGTCGAACCGCACGATGTCGTCTTCGCCGAGATAGTCGCCCGACTGCACTTCGATGATCTCGAGCGGAATCCGGCCTGGATTCTCGAGACGGTGAACCTCGCCGACGGCGATGTAGGTCGATTCGTTTTCGCTGAGCAGAAAGGTTTCGTCGCCGCGCGTGACCTTCGCGGTGCCGCGCACGACGATCCAGTGCTCGGCACGGTGATAGTGCATCTGCAGCGACAGCCGCTTGCCGGGCTCGACGACGATCCGCTTCACCTGGAACCGCTCGCCGAGATCGATCGAATCGTAGTGTCCCCACGGCCGCTGCACCTTGCGGTGTTCGCTTGCCTGCGGGCGCTGCTCCGTCTTCAGGCGCGCGACGATGTTCTTCACGCGCTGCACATCGTGCTTGTTCGCGACCAGCACCGCATCGGGCGTCTCGATCACGACCACGTCCTTCATTCCGACGCACGCGATCAGCCGGCCTTCCGAGCGCACGAGACTATCCTGCGTGTCCTCGAACACGATCGGGCCGCGCGCAACGTTGCCCTGATCGTCCTTCGGCATGATTTCCCAGATCGCATCCCAGGTGCCGACGTCCGACCAGCCAGCGGAAAGCGCGACCACGATGCCTTCGATGCCGAGTTCGGGGCTGTCCGCGAGGCGCTCCATGACCGCATAGTCGATCGAGTCGGACGGACAGGCGTCGAAAGCCGCCGCGTCGATGCGGAAGAACGGATCCTCGGCG encodes:
- a CDS encoding right-handed parallel beta-helix repeat-containing protein, whose protein sequence is MRTSQSPFLACAVIVGMCMAGGLAWPGSAVAASGTPAPVALHANLPDAYVRPAADATDQADMLQRALDALQPGQRLMFAPGRYVIGRSLVVRQPNVVLSGYGATLIATTPDDQTIEMRGDGTTLVGFRLAGTGTTRLTTPASTKVEVTGRGVQVLDNVIDGGAGAGIFVFGGADVAIVGNEVLSTLADGIHMTHGARNVLVQGNVVRGTGDDMIAVVSYQAEGVLTRNVLITGNSLEGNPWGRGITVVGGANVTISNNIVRNVQVSSGILVAQEDSNRTAGSSDIRIESNSIADIQTTTGRPDSRPITRQAAIEVSTWSGSVSRVTVVGNRVSHARFDGIRLSGNVSGVRLANNQLSEIGGMPVRIDATDDCATDRPPTASRAPAKGTPCAAARQPLSTAGDAAGADTILLPRVRESVRRARWSQGGLE
- a CDS encoding mannose-1-phosphate guanylyltransferase/mannose-6-phosphate isomerase; the protein is MSATLRPVPEPELPCILPVILAGGSGTRLWPLSREQYPKQLIELTSNESPLSSTARRLNGIANAALGDTLLLVCGEQHRIMSAAQVLGRAAPPRILLEPAARNTAPALTLAALDASALADDPILVVMPADHVIGDVVAFQEAIGRAARYAQEGAIVTLGVLPRRAETGYGYIQVGEPRAGRLGGQGGYAIGRFVEKPSAALAERYLHSGDYWWNSGIFITRASIWLKAIGALAPDIHAACDAAWRAGIAEDPFFRIDAAAFDACPSDSIDYAVMERLADSPELGIEGIVVALSAGWSDVGTWDAIWEIMPKDDQGNVARGPIVFEDTQDSLVRSEGRLIACVGMKDVVVIETPDAVLVANKHDVQRVKNIVARLKTEQRPQASEHRKVQRPWGHYDSIDLGERFQVKRIVVEPGKRLSLQMHYHRAEHWIVVRGTAKVTRGDETFLLSENESTYIAVGEVHRLENPGRIPLEIIEVQSGDYLGEDDIVRFDDQYGRPVVETAQQRPSLASREPEKEVAERDVIR